GTTACCGTTGGTCGAGTTGCCAGCACCAAAGAGGGTGACGGTGCCCGCCGTGGAGGGGGCGATCAGCGAGAAGTCGAAGCGAGCCTCGCCGTTGCTGAAGGCCTTGGCCGCCTTATGGGTGAGCTCACCCGCTTCCTTCTTCTGCTCCGTGGCCGAGCCCGGCTCGAGAGAAGCGGCCGCGTCACTCGCCGCCACGTTCATGCCCGCTTTCACCGCGGCGCCGCCACGGATGATGAGGGTGTACTGGCCCGTCGCGCCCGCGGCGAGCGTCGTGGGACCCGAAATCTCGACCGTGGGAGCGGTACCACCGTTGTGGCACATGGTGCACGGCTGCGACCCGGACTTGCCGGAGGAGCCCGTCTTACCCGCACCGAAAGCGAAAGCCGACGTGGACAGCAGGCTGGCCGCGAGTACACCGGCGGCGCCATACGATAGGAACTTCATCCAACCTCCATGAGAGAGGGTTATCTACTTAACTCGCTTTGCTCCTTCATCCCATGACTCTCTGACACACTGCGTGAGCACCTCCCGAACTCCGGGCCGTACAGGCGAAGAAGAGCGGTATGGATGGAAAATCTCCCTACATGAGGTCCTGCCGACACCACTCCGTGACAGGTGGGTGCGAGTAGTGTGTCGGCCCGCGTCACGTCACGCGCGATTCGAGGGCGAAGAGACATGCGCAAGCCGTTGATCGTGGCAACCGTCCTGGTGGGACTGGGTCTGGTGTTCTTCCTCGCCTCGCGCGCGGGAGAGCCGGGCGACAAGGAGAGCAACCCCGTGACGGCGAGCGCCGCCGGCACGGTGCCGCAACCGGAGAGCCCCGAGGATCTGGGCGCGCGAGGCACGGCCGACGCGGGCAGCACCCCCCTGCTGGCCCAGGTGCCCACCCAAGAGGACGGAGTGCTGGAGGTGGAAGTGGTCGCGGGCGGGCAGCCGGTGCCCGGCGCCAGTGTGCGGCTGTACTGGCGCGGCGCGAGGGATCCAAACCTCGACGAGGTGTCCTGGCGGCTGGCGAGCACCGGCACCACGGATGCGAAGGGACGGGTGAGGCTCGCCTCGCGGCCCGGAAGCTACCTGGTGGCGGTACACGCGCCAGGCCACGCGGCGCTGCGGCGCGACGTGGTGCGCCCCCTGGGCGAGGCCCTCACCCACCTGCGCCTCACGCTGGAGGCGGGACAATCCCTCACCGGCCGCACGGTGGTGGGAAGAAGGAACGAGCCCCTGCCCATGGTGGAGCTGGTGCTCACGGCGCATGGCCGTGAGTTGGAGCTCTGGCAACGTGCCGAGGCCCCCGCCGAGGAGCGCGTGTATGCCTCGAGTGACGAGCGCGGGAACTTCCGCGTGGACGGGCTAGCCCCCGGTGGCTACCTGCTGGAAGCGCGGGCACCAGGGTATGCCAGGAAGGTGCTGCGCCAGGTGAAGGTGCCGACGGAGGGGCCGCTGACGGTGGCCCTCGAGGAAGCGGGCGTCATCGAGGGCTTCGTCGAGGACTCGCGGGGCCGCCCGGCCTCGGGCGCCGAGGTGCAGGTGGGGAGTCGCGGTGCGTCCCAGGTGGTCACCACCGGCGAGGGAGGCGGCTTCTCCGTCGAGGTGGAGGCCGGCATCCACGTCCTCTCCGCGCGGCGCGGCGACGAGGCGGGCTCACTGGACAAGCCCGTCGTCGTGAGCATGGGGAAGACGGTACGCGACGTGCGGTTGCGGCTCGGTCCTGGCGCGACGCTGGAGGGCCTCGTGGTGGCGAAGTCCTCGGGCGCTCCCGTGGCGGGTGCCCATGTCGATGTCAGCCCCCTGGGCAACAGCGGGGACTCGGGCCGGGCGGTGACGGACGACACGGGCCACTTCTCCGTGAGCGGACTGGCCCCTGGCAGCTACGACGTGGTGGTGAATGCCCCGGGGTTCACCCAGCTCATCCGGAGCGGGCCGACGGTGGCACCGGGTGAGCGCTTCTTCCTCGAGCTCCATCTCTCGGGCTCCGGCGCGGTGGAGGGCCACGTCCGAGATGCCGCCGGCCAGCCGGTGGCGGGCGCGCGGGTGGTGGGCGGAAGCACGGGCGACGCCTCCGCGGAGGCCCGTAGCGATGCCGAGGGCGCCTACCGCATCGAAGGGCTCTCCACCGGCGTCCAGTACTTCCGCGCCAGTCGGAAGGGAGCGGCGCTCGGAGCGACCCGCTCCGTCGAGGTGACGGAAGGCGGCAAGGCGCGGCTGGACTTCACCCTGGAGGAGACGGGCACCGTGGAGGGCCTGGTGCGCTCGGCCTCGGGGCCTCTCCCCTCCGAACCGTTGTCGGTGCTGGTCTTCGCGGAGGCTCGGAACGGTGCTGGACCGTCGAGCATGGGCCGGACCGAGGTCGACGCATCCGGCAACTTCCGGCTGACCCTGCCCGAGGGCAGCTACCGCATGCACGTGATTCCCACCGAGGGCCGCATCTCGCACACTCCGCAGCCGAAGCTGGTGCAGGTGGAAGCGGGGAAGACCGTCCGGGCGGAGCTGACCTGGAAGGAGGGCACGCGCAATGCCTATACAGTCCAGGGCATCGTCCTCGAACCGGATGGCATGCCCTCTCCGGGGGCCGAGGTCACGCTGAGCACCCAGGCCCCGCTCTTCCTGATGGCGATGGCCCTCACGGATGAGGAGGGCCGCTTCACCCTCTCCCCGCCCTCCAGGAAGGAGCTCGCCGACGCCCGTGCGACGCTGAACGTGCGCAATGGTGCACGCGGCGCGGAGGTCGCGGACGTGAGGCTCGGGGAACAGAACGTGGTCGTGAAGCTGCGGCCCGCCACCACCCTGCGCGGACGGGTGGTACGTGCCGACGGACAACCCGTGAGGAGATTCTCCCTGCTCAGCCAGCCCGTGAGCCGACAGACAGGCAGGGCCCAGGCAGAGAGGGAGTTCCAGGGCGACCGCTTCGAGCTGCGGGACGTGCCCGCCGCCCCCGTGAAGCTGATGGCGTGGACGGAGGACGGGGCGAGTGGAGAGGCCCAGGTCACCCCCACCTACGAGGCAGCTGCCGAGGTCCTGCTCACCCTGAAGTCCACGGCGGGCGTTCGCGGCCGGGTGGTGGACGAAACCACGAAACAGCCCATCGCCGAGGCCCATGTCTTCGTCGAGGGCGACAGGTACAGCAACAAGAGGAGCGGCCCCGATGGAAGCTTCCTCCTCGAGGGACTGCCCGCGGGCGAGCAGACCCTGGCAGTCTCCTTCGGCATGTTCAGGAGCACCGCGCACACGGTGACCCTGGTGGAAGGACAGGTGCTCGACCTGGGCGACATCGTGCTTCCCACCCCCAGGACGAACGCCGGCACCATTGGTGCGTACTTGCTCCAGGGTGGTGACGAGCTGGTCATCGGCCAGATGATACCGGACGGCCCCGCGGCGCGCGCGGGACTGAGGAGCGGCGACACCCTGCTGGCGGTGGATGGCACCCCGGTGACGGACTACCTGGATGCCATGCAGCTGCTCAATGGCGCTCCCGGCTCCACGGTGGTGCTCGAGGTGCGGCGCGCGGGCACGAAGCGGACCATCTCCATCACCCGCGCCACCTGAGGGCTCAGCGGTTGCGCTGCGGCACCACCTCCACCTTCATCACGTAGCGCGCCTGCATGTCCGAGGAGAACTCGATGAGGTGGTCCCCCACTCCGGTGAGGTCCGCCTCGCGGGAGAACTCGCCCTGCTTCTCCACCGTGTCCAGCGCGGTGCGCCCGCTGACGGACTGGCGGATGCGGGCGCGGCAGCCCTCCTCGTGGAAGGTGACGACCGTCTCCTCGCCCGCGGCGATGACGTCTTCCAGGAAGAAGTGCACGCGCACGGTGGCCGCCTCGGGCACCTGGACGATGAAGCGCCCCTGGCCGGGGAAGCGGCCCTCGGCGTAGCTCTCCGGCCCGAGAATGCAACCCGCCATGGTGCTGCACACCGGCCAGGCCGCGTCACACGTGTCCGCCACGCGGCTGCCGATGAAGTCCGCGCGCGAGCCTCCACATCCCAGCCCCAGCACCAGGGTCAGCGGCAATCCGACACGCGACAGTTGGGACAGCACACCCAAGGTTGTTAGAAATCGTGTCATCGTCCGAACCTCATCCGAGGAGGAGCCGTTCATGCGTCTGCGTCCCTTGTGGCTGTCCGTCATCTTCGTTGCTCTGGCGGGCTGTGGTGGAAACGATGAGCCGCCCGTGGAGCCCCAGCTCTTCGTGGACCGGGAGAGCATTGGCTTCGGGCAGGAGTACGGCACCGGAGCGTACGTCAATCAGCAGATCTCCGAGTCGCTCTACATCGAGAACAACGGCCAGCAGACGCTGGAGATCACCGAGGTGACGAAGTCGGGTGCCACCCAGTTCACCGTGACCCTGCCCGAGCAGCTCGCCAAGGGCGAGCCGGTGCGGCTCGAGTACGGCAAGCGCACCTTCATCCAGGTGGACTTCAAGCCCACCCAGGCGAAGAAGTACGAGGCCAAGCTCCTCATCAAGTCCAACGCCGCCAACGCGCCGGAGAAGGAGATCGCCATCTCCGGCGTGGGCTACAACCCGTGAGGTGACCGGGTTCAAGGCTGCCGGGTGAAGAAACAGCCCGGCACCGCTCCGCCATCCGCGAACGTCCCTCCATCAGGGACCGGGCAGCTGGCGGACCCGCCGTCGAGGGTGGTGTAGGACTTCGGATAGCCGGTGTGCGCGGTGCGCAGCGTGTAGTCCGCCTGTCCGTAGTCCATCCGGTCCACGCCGCTCACGGCCACCTTGAGGACGTTCCCGCGCATGAAGCGCGGCTCGAGGCAGGAGCAGGCGT
This is a stretch of genomic DNA from Archangium violaceum. It encodes these proteins:
- a CDS encoding MXAN_6652 family MXYO-CTERM-anchored protein; the protein is MKFLSYGAAGVLAASLLSTSAFAFGAGKTGSSGKSGSQPCTMCHNGGTAPTVEISGPTTLAAGATGQYTLIIRGGAAVKAGMNVAASDAAASLEPGSATEQKKEAGELTHKAAKAFSNGEARFDFSLIAPSTAGTVTLFGAGNSTNGNGNAVGDMSATTTLNVTVTAAGNNPTPDDNEEPGGCSSTGGAPAMMFVLAAAGVTLLRRRHG
- a CDS encoding carboxypeptidase regulatory-like domain-containing protein, which produces MRKPLIVATVLVGLGLVFFLASRAGEPGDKESNPVTASAAGTVPQPESPEDLGARGTADAGSTPLLAQVPTQEDGVLEVEVVAGGQPVPGASVRLYWRGARDPNLDEVSWRLASTGTTDAKGRVRLASRPGSYLVAVHAPGHAALRRDVVRPLGEALTHLRLTLEAGQSLTGRTVVGRRNEPLPMVELVLTAHGRELELWQRAEAPAEERVYASSDERGNFRVDGLAPGGYLLEARAPGYARKVLRQVKVPTEGPLTVALEEAGVIEGFVEDSRGRPASGAEVQVGSRGASQVVTTGEGGGFSVEVEAGIHVLSARRGDEAGSLDKPVVVSMGKTVRDVRLRLGPGATLEGLVVAKSSGAPVAGAHVDVSPLGNSGDSGRAVTDDTGHFSVSGLAPGSYDVVVNAPGFTQLIRSGPTVAPGERFFLELHLSGSGAVEGHVRDAAGQPVAGARVVGGSTGDASAEARSDAEGAYRIEGLSTGVQYFRASRKGAALGATRSVEVTEGGKARLDFTLEETGTVEGLVRSASGPLPSEPLSVLVFAEARNGAGPSSMGRTEVDASGNFRLTLPEGSYRMHVIPTEGRISHTPQPKLVQVEAGKTVRAELTWKEGTRNAYTVQGIVLEPDGMPSPGAEVTLSTQAPLFLMAMALTDEEGRFTLSPPSRKELADARATLNVRNGARGAEVADVRLGEQNVVVKLRPATTLRGRVVRADGQPVRRFSLLSQPVSRQTGRAQAEREFQGDRFELRDVPAAPVKLMAWTEDGASGEAQVTPTYEAAAEVLLTLKSTAGVRGRVVDETTKQPIAEAHVFVEGDRYSNKRSGPDGSFLLEGLPAGEQTLAVSFGMFRSTAHTVTLVEGQVLDLGDIVLPTPRTNAGTIGAYLLQGGDELVIGQMIPDGPAARAGLRSGDTLLAVDGTPVTDYLDAMQLLNGAPGSTVVLEVRRAGTKRTISITRAT